The Helicoverpa armigera isolate CAAS_96S chromosome 5, ASM3070526v1, whole genome shotgun sequence sequence ATGCTGCTGAATAATAGCGGCATTATTTAGACGTTCATATAAATTAGAGAATAAATCAGAATGTTTCGTGTACTTACTTAACTGTGCGATGAGTTTGTGAGGAGTGATGGGGGTGGCTCGGGAGTCTGAGCTGCGGTCGTCTTTCGTGTCGGCTTCTGTGCCTAAAGTAAAGGGACAATTTGAGAGTAGAGCATTGTGAGTATCTAGAGACAAAGTAACCTTATTTAAAGGACGAAATTAGCATAGGTAGTGCAACAAGTTCTTCGATTGGATACTTTAATGTGACTGaagtaaaaaaggaaatattattaGGAAACTTGAACGCGTGGGCACTATGGAGGCGCGTGGTGGGTACCGTTGCTGGGCTGGTCGCGGCGCTGCGCCTGCGCCTTGAGCAGCTTGCTCATGGTGTTGCGCGGCGTGGGCGGCGGGCGCTCCAGCGTGCGGCCGTGCGCCGCCGCCGTGTGCCGCTCCAGCATGTAGCGCCGCTCGAACCGCTCCGGGCAGAACGCGCAGCGGAACAGCCGCCGCCGGGGGGCTGCTGCCGCCCCCGCCGGCTCCTCCGACCCCGCCTCGTGAGACTTGCTGTGCGCTGCCAAGTTGTACCTGCAAGCGACCAAAACACACTTACACCTATGTcaaattaattatacttttcATAAAGCGCTGGAACAAAGGCTAACAACAGCGCTGAGGTGGGAGCGGGTCATGGCGCAGGCCGCCACGTGGCGCTATGGACACGTACCTCTCGGAGAAGCGCTTGCCGCAGACGGGGCACTCGTGGCGCTTCTCGCCGGAGTGCACGCGCTTGTGGCGCTTGAGGTGGGAGCGGGTCATGAGGGCGAGCCCGCACACGTCGCAGGCGTGAGGCTTCACGCCCGAGTGCGACAGCTTGTGCATCTTGAACGACGACGTGTGGATGAACGACTTGCCGCACAGATCACACTGCAACAGACACACCATACGTTACTTTATTTTCAGTCTTGTCTATAAAAAGCAATATCAGAAATGACAAAGCTTCACACAGACCTGATAGTTTAACTTGCCGGTGTGTATGTTGTTATGCCTCTGCAGCGCATTCTTGGATGGGAACAACTTATTGCACTCTTCACACTTCCAGTCACTAATACCTGCATAGAACAACATTGATCAACATGACATTTGCAGTATGTCTCGTGTAGGGTCAGGGTCCGGCAGTGGCGTTACCTTTGTGCAGCGCGATGTGTATGTCGCAGGCTCGCTTGTGCTTGTAGTGCGCGCCGCACACCTCGCAGATGTAGGGCGGCTTGGAGCCGTCGTGCTTCTGCTTGTGCTGCTCCAGCCGAGCTGATACATAAACACATCTTACCCATTAACTTCTGCCATACTTATAATTTTCGTCTTAAATCCACATAAACAATTATATATGAAACAATAACAACTCACATAAAGATGTGTATTTAGCATCGCACTGATCACATTGATGCACCACTTTAGGCTTTTTCTTCCTAGTCTGTGCGGGTATCAGTTTAGCCTTGCTCGGTCTGCCCACATGTTTCTTCTTGACAGGTAAAGTGTCATTGCTGACGTCATCAACGCCTAAACTGTCGCCATCGTCTTCAAAGTCCATTTCTACTTTAAGACCATTGCCAAAGCCATTGTTGTAAAGAGGGCTTTGTGAActgcaagtaaataaaaataacaaatctatTAATGTATGTATGAGGTCTGTGATATGAATAATAATGTTCAATCATCATGTATAGCTAGTTAACATCGAGGTACATGAATataattgcacagattgagatcAGTTGCTGCAGTGCCAACATCAATGACTCAATAATTACACCTGTGTCACACCACATGCAAGTGTTTGTAACATGATTTAACTGCAATATTTTAGGCAAAGGAGTATTATAAAAGTGCTATTATACCCTTCAGCGGAGTTCTCAATCTTAACTTCAGGCAGCATGGTGGCGGGATCGTCGATGGTGTGAACGGCCAGCTTGTGGGCAGCCAAGCTGAGGTCTCCTCCCGTAGTACCCTTAGCTCCACACTCCTCACAGCTCCAGCTGCAACACAACAATCATTGTTTACATTCATTTACTACAGAAATACAGTATTGTAGTAAAAGGTTAGGGAAATTAAAGCTGATTTTTTGGGTGATGCTTTAATGTTTACTTAGTGAGTGTGTTAGGCCAGTGAAAGTTGAAGATACTAAGGTATAACCTCTGAAACTCTACTACTACTTGCCAAAAGATGAAAAAATGATTtcattgtcaatttttttatgagtaaatcttTCCTAGCTTTAAGTTATATAGAATGCATGATTATCATGTTATGATAATCAGTAATTTCTTATACAATTCAGGTTACCTATCGTTGTTGGGTTTACTTCTTgcttttcgtttgtttgtagaaacttttttctttttcttttcaacTTTATATCTTTTTCGTTTCCTCTGAGCTGCCAGTGGTTCATCATCAGAATCATCATTGTCCATGTTGTCACAAACataatcttcatcatcatcagcttcgAACTCAGCCTTGACGGCCGTCATCCTGACGGGCTGCAGCAGTTGTGCCTCGAACAGCGGGTTCTTGCTGAGGATGGCTTCGAACGTCTCCTTCAGCTTGACGTACTCGATCTCAGCCTGCTCCAGCACGTTGATGAGCTCGTAGCAGCTCTTGCACATGAACTTGGAGCAGGCCTGCAGGCCCGCCAGGTCCACCTGCGTGAACTTGTGCATGAAGGTGCTGAGCTTGGCGCCGGACGCGCTCGTCGTGGTGCAGTAGATGTCCACGCACTCGAAGCTGCGCGTCGCGCACGCCACGCACTCCAGCTGCTCGTGCTTCACCAGCACTTCCACCTCCGTCTTGATGCCTTCCATGTCCTCCTTCTGCTCGCTCTGCTCCACTTTATTATCGGAGTTCATTGTACTCGTTTCGGCCATTTCTGTAGTACGTCCAATTTGGACCCCTGTAGATTAAACACTATCTCTACATAAACTAaagctaaaatatttaagtggcATTGATCAGTTATCTATTTATTCGACATCACTCTTTATTAACAAGCTAATGATTctattttacaaaagaaaaacaaaatgcataCGAGGCGAATGACATTTGGGCAAACTGTTTATTTTCCCGTAAAGATTTTGACAGTATACACCAGAATGACAGCCTGACATTAATGAAGTGTCAGCCAGCAACAGTGACAGTAGGACAAGGACAATAATATGCCGATTCATTTTATGCAGAAAATTGTCGTagtattgaaaattattatcattgctTAGAACCGATTTGTCCTTACgcattctttttatttttgtttaaaataaattattataaaattattatagatCTTTGTATTCTGAAGGTGATCTAGCCGGAATAAGCACCCTTGTCCGATTGCAATTGCAATCAAGATTTCTTTAGTGATGATGATTGCTTGAGTAGATATAATTTTCCGTCaagctttatttaatttgtagttactgaatattttattgcatcTCGCCAGGACTATCGAATAAAATGATGCATACATTTGAATATATAATAACGTTGAATGTTCcaatcttatttattaaaaaaaaaaaataatagcggGACACCTTTTGACACACGGTTGGCTAGCCCTGTAGTAAGTTATTAGGTAATTAACTTGAGtgatgggtgctaacacaattAATACAAGCGATACCTACATATACCAAGCTGCATACCTACATATcgtcatatttataaatgcATATCATAATACCCGTGCCTGGGTacacatgctcatcacacaaatgttgacccgggaatcgaacccggtaCTGTCAGATTGACAGTAATGGAGACCATTGCGCCAACGAGGTGGTCAACATCAAAAACTGTACAACGAAATCCttgattttgatgttttacagTTCACACCCAACGGGCAAAAGTGGGACTATGAGTTTAGTAGTAAAAATACAAGAGCACGTGTTTGTGTTAGGAAGGCGTTATGCACGCAGACAGGTTGAGCGCGAGGGCAGCGGGCCGTGGCGTCCCCACCCCCACGGGCGCCCTGGCCGCCGCGCCGAGGCGCCGCAGCCCCAGTCTACCGACAGGCACCACCGCGCCACCACCGACCTGCGAACTCACGCGTAGCGCAACCACTTGCGTTCTCGATGTGTACTATCTGTCCAGGAAACCGAACTACCTGTGTGCGTTTATGAACCTTTGTATATAAATCTGCGGTGTATTCAATATAACTTACCTGtgaagtttatataaaataataaagtgctTCATAACAAATCGAAAAATTTGGAATTTACGAAACTTTTCTGATTTCGAAGAACAggtaaaaatctttttaattcaTAAAGTATAATTATGCTATGTTTATGTATGCAAGGATCGGTTAAATCATACTTAGGTAAGTACGGTGTAGCTGTATATTAACGGCGTGACAGCAGAATGGTGTATTGCAATCGAGAGCTATTGTGTGAAGACGCAACACTGCCCTAGCGGAACTAGCTAACGCGTCTGAGAGCTATACTCGTACGAGTGCAGGAGATCACGTTAGGAGATACGGAGCAGTGTTAAGGTGGTGTTCCACCCCTGGCCGGTGTCCGACGCGGGCGGCAGAGTCGCGCTCGACTGCCTGCAGGGGCGCAGCGCATCCATGCTTCCGCAATACATAGTTATGCGTGCACCTTGCAaccgttattttaatttttacaaatTGAACTTATTTGATGTTATGCTAATCGCAGAGTCTATAGGATGTTTGAGATTAAATCTAGAACATAACTATCACTTTCAATAGTGTTATCATGACTATCTGTATTCACTATCTGTTCTCATACACTTTGTTATGAGATTTTAGTCAAATTCTCATACTACCTATATTGCCTATTTCTGAGCAGCCCTGCCGGTGATCAATggaattaaaatgattttgtaCACGCGCATGTTGCCGTGGCTGGCCTGATAGCTTGTAGTGCAGTAGTAAAAAGCTGCGGCACCGTGACGCGCCGCACAACGGTCAGACCCAGTTGCAGCACGCGCCGAGTCAAAACATGCGCATCTCTAAACACAACCGCGCAGTTACACTGAATACATTCATCGGAACTGGCGGCCGACTCGCGGATGTTGATGTCTATCACTATATTCGATAGGTCAGGTTTATATCCCAAAAACAATTTACCCATTGGCATGCCGCCTGCGACACGATGAGCCTTAACTCAATCCATTTTTGAGATCCACAGGTAAACCTACTACTAGAGATATGGTTTCACATGTTCTCCGGGACTCTATTGATGCTTTGTACCCCTTCAAAAATATCGTATTTCAAAAGGAACCACTACTGTTGATCATTGGATAATTCGAATAGAACAGGATCTGCAGTGCGATTGTGATGCAGTTCCTATATACAAAATGAAGTTTGTGTGCGACCAGGTGATAAATACCAGAGAAAACTTGCCATTACTTTGCAAGTTCCTTCCTAACTTGGTGAATATCGTTAACAAATGCTTAGTCACTTGACCTTCCTTTGCGTAAATAACAGTAGCTTTAAATACTTTCAATAGCGGATGTTTAGGTGGCGATGCAGCAGGTTTACAAACTAATAACTACTATAACTAGAATGATTCGCAGGCTGTCGCGTCGCGCTCCGCTGCTGGGGCTGGCAGCTCGCGCGGAAACACTGTTACCCTAACTGACATGTTCCTATTAATGTCATGCACCACATTGACAATTGTACCTTATTTCGACTTCTTATACAGCTATTAAGTACATATAGGCTTTGAAAAATCTTTCGGCACCTCGTATTCGTTTCATAGCCATACGTTATTCGGTATTCAAAGCTGGAATTGCTTTCGGTCTAGACAGAACGatactgaatttaaaaaagtttcaattaaaatcggttcCTAACCGAGGTATTCTTTTGATGAAGTTGTAAGTCCGTGACGCCCCTCGTTACTCGATCGGCGATCGCCTGCGCACTCATGTGTGCCAACAGGTTTTATTATCCTTTGCCTGTGTTCGACTTTATGTGCAATTTGATCCCGGAACCCTTGACATACTCCTACATAGAACATTTAGCAGTTAAACTTGTCGAATACACATAGACATGGAATCCATATGTTTGGTGAATTATAAGAACTACCTATATGATGTATGTACTGCTACAGCTTACAAGTTGACGTGGCCTAGTGACACAGCTCGGTGCAGATCCCGTAACGATAACATAACCGCACAATGATCCCATGCTCCCAGTTCCCATGGCGGCGCGATGACAGATTGAATAATGTCTTATTATAAGACTCACATCAATGACGCTAGCGTGCTTCGACAGACCTTCTTCAGTGAAATGTACACAATTCGACATTAGATCGCCGGTTAGATGTTAACGAGCATCACGAATTGCCAGCTAATAGCATTGATTTCCAATCATAGATGTGAACCGCGGTAGCTTTTTCTTTTGATCTTTGTCGCCGACGGATGTATCTAATCTGAATTAGCTTCTTGATCATACAATATCAATGATATAATTACCAAATCATAGCAATCTGTGATGGTCTgatcaagttttatttatttataatggttGAAAGAAAATTCGTTCCAGTGACTTTCACCCTTCATAGAATCGTCACTGCtcctatatttaaattatcgtTGATCAGAGTTGGTTAGTGAAGTTCCTAACACCATTGTTTCAGATTGACCATGTTCATTATTAGTGTAGTTTAGCACAGAAGGTATTCCTCACCTGGGAGTGGTAATACGTAACCGCATATAAGAGTGCTCCAAAACAATGCGCACATGTAAATGTACAACGAAACGGTTGAAGAAAGCGAAATGAGCCAGCGATGGCTGCTCTGATGCTGATGTTTTTTCCGCTTTCTAAATACAGCCCCGAGAGGTTCGGTTTGCGAGCTGCAgacgtacctacatatgtacatattttattgtaagtaggTGTCCGATTCTAGAAGGGCTTTCATAATTAATACGAACTCTGAGCACAGTTAAATATGAATTGAAATTGCAACCAATCGAAGAAGTTAAACTACAAAGTagttagtataaataaattattgtcaattATAAAGATAATAGCGTCATTCCGTTTCTTGTGGGTAAACATTTTCTATAGAAAGGCTGCGTATTGTCACGGGTAAGCTCGGACATCGTCGCGAAAGTCGCTGTCGCCACAAATTACTTGATCTTGTCAGACAGTGTCTAATTGCACATTGTCTTAATCGTCGCTACGGAGATTTATATCAAAACGTTATTTAATACTCTATGCTATTTAGCAGTTCTGTTGCTGAGGTGGTTAGCCACAAATGTCTGACAAATTATGATGGTTCACTATTCTAGATTCGGTTTAAGCATCATGTTATCTATACAGAGTGTTAACTGGCTATAAATAGATGGATTAATACTGAAGTATTGTGTAAGAACATAGGCTTGTGTGTTGCAGCGTGCGCGGCGGGTCGCGGCATGCGTCCCAAGCGGTAGCGGCAGCATGCGCGCCGTGTCGCTGTGCCTCGCGCTGCTCGTGCTGGCGCGCCACATCCATGCACAAGGTAACATCAAGCACATCATCCGAAACACATGACAAGCGCGACTTCCAGCACATTCCAGCTGACCATAACAATGATTATATTGTGATTATTGCATCGGGAAattgaaaactaaattatttatattgattattGTGGTTCATAGCTGCGTGAAATTATCCAACACTTCCTGCTGCTGCAAGCGTCATATTTTCTTGAGTGGAAATCGAATAGCGGTATACGCCTGGCCCTA is a genomic window containing:
- the LOC110377661 gene encoding zinc finger protein 62 isoform X1, which gives rise to MAETSTMNSDNKVEQSEQKEDMEGIKTEVEVLVKHEQLECVACATRSFECVDIYCTTTSASGAKLSTFMHKFTQVDLAGLQACSKFMCKSCYELINVLEQAEIEYVKLKETFEAILSKNPLFEAQLLQPVRMTAVKAEFEADDDEDYVCDNMDNDDSDDEPLAAQRKRKRYKVEKKKKKVSTNKRKARSKPNNDSWSCEECGAKGTTGGDLSLAAHKLAVHTIDDPATMLPEVKIENSAEGSQSPLYNNGFGNGLKVEMDFEDDGDSLGVDDVSNDTLPVKKKHVGRPSKAKLIPAQTRKKKPKVVHQCDQCDAKYTSLSRLEQHKQKHDGSKPPYICEVCGAHYKHKRACDIHIALHKGISDWKCEECNKLFPSKNALQRHNNIHTGKLNYQCDLCGKSFIHTSSFKMHKLSHSGVKPHACDVCGLALMTRSHLKRHKRVHSGEKRHECPVCGKRFSERYNLAAHSKSHEAGSEEPAGAAAAPRRRLFRCAFCPERFERRYMLERHTAAAHGRTLERPPPTPRNTMSKLLKAQAQRRDQPSNGTEADTKDDRSSDSRATPITPHKLIAQLTASATPLVQGTWNSSYAAEFLRHEYPH
- the LOC110377661 gene encoding zinc finger protein 62 isoform X2, which codes for MAETSTMNSDNKVEQSEQKEDMEGIKTEVEVLVKHEQLECVACATRSFECVDIYCTTTSASGAKLSTFMHKFTQVDLAGLQACSKFMCKSCYELINVLEQAEIEYVKLKETFEAILSKNPLFEAQLLQPVRMTAVKAEFEADDDEDYVCDNMDNDDSDDEPLAAQRKRKRYKVEKKKKKVSTNKRKARSKPNNDSWSCEECGAKGTTGGDLSLAAHKLAVHTIDDPATMLPEVKIENSAEGSQSPLYNNGFGNGLKVEMDFEDDGDSLGVDDVSNDTLPVKKKHVGRPSKAKLIPAQTRKKKPKVVHQCDQCDAKYTSLSRLEQHKQKHDGSKPPYICEVCGAHYKHKRACDIHIALHKGISDWKCEECNKLFPSKNALQRHNNIHTGKLNYQCDLCGKSFIHTSSFKMHKLSHSGVKPHACDVCGLALMTRSHLKRHKRVHSGEKRHECPVCGKRFSERYNLAAHSKSHEAGSEEPAGAAAAPRRRLFRCAFCPERFERRYMLERHTAAAHGRTLERPPPTPRNTMSKLLKAQAQRRDQPSNGTEADTKDDRSSDSRATPITPHKLIAQLTSATPLVQGTWNSSYAAEFLRHEYPH